The DNA sequence GTTCAGAGAAGAAGTTCCTGAAGAAGCTTATACAATTGAATTGGGGAAAGCGGCAGTTAAACGTGAAGGAACTGATGTAACAGTTATCTCTTACGGAGCAATGGTACATTCGTCACTTAAAGCAGCGGAAGAGTTGGAGAAGGAAGGCATTAGTGTTGAATTGATCGATTTGCGCACTGTCTCTCCTGTGGATTACGATACAATTCTTGAATCTGTAAAGAAAACGAACCGTGCAATTGTTGTTCAAGAAGCACAAAAGCAAGCAGGAATAGCAGCGAATGTCGTTGCAGAAATCCAGGAGCGGGCTATTTTGCATTTGGAAGCACCGGTTCTTCGTGTTACTGCGCCTGATACTGTATATGCTTTCTCTGAGGCTGAAGAAGTGTGGCTTCCAAATCATGAAGACATCAAAGAAAAAGTGCAACAGGTAGTCAATTTCTAAAACAGAAAGACGGGAGGTACAAAAATATGGCATTTACATTTAAACTGCCGGACATCGGTGAAGGTATTCACGAAGGAGAAATCGTCAAATGGTTCATCGAGGAAGGCAAAGAAGTTAAAGAAGACGATGTACTTTGTGAAGTGCAAAATGATAAAGCAGTTGTCGAAATCCCTTCTCCGGTTGATGGAACGGTAAAGACAATTCATGTCAAGGAAGGTCAAGTGGCTGTTGTTGGTGATTCACTAGTGAGCATTGATGCTGAAGGCTACGAAGACGAAGAGGTTGAACAGCCGAAAGCGGAAGAAGAAAAAGCTCCAGCTTCTGAAGAGGCGAAACAGCCAGCTAAAGAAAATGAATCACGCTCTGTTGCAGATTCTGGGGAGAAGAGCGCTAATGTAATTGCGATGCCTTCAGTCCGCAAGTTTGCACGTGATAATGATGTAGCACTTTCTGGTGTTACTGGTACTGGTAAAAATGGCCGCATCCTAAAAGAAGATGTCGAAGCTTATTTGAACGGGGACACTGCTAAACAGGAAGTTTCTGAAGATATTCCATTGCAAGAAACTGGAGAGACTCCAGAAACAGCTCCACAGCAGTCACAAACAATTACAGGTCCACTAGCGGAAACACGTGAGAAAATGAGCCCGATTCGCAAAGTGATCGCTAAAGCAATGGTCAATTCCAAAGCTAAAGCCCCTCATGTTACTTTGATGGACGATGTAGATGTGACTGAACTTGTTGCTCACCGCAAAAAGTTCAAAGAAACGGCTGCAGCTCAAGATATCAAACTCACATATTTGCCATATGTAGTGAAGGCTCTCGTTTCAACTTTGAAGAAATATCCAATTCTTAATGCATCTGTTGATGATGAGACTGATGAAATTGTCTATAAGCACTATTACAACATCGGAATAGCAGCTGATACGGATAAAGGATTGCTCGTTCCAGTTGTAAAAAATGCCGAAACAAAGTCAATTTTTGAAATTTCCAGAGAAATTAGCATATTGGCAGAAAAAGCACGCGATGGTATACTTGCATCGGAAGAGATGAAGCACGCATCATGCACCATTTCCAATATTGGTTCTGCTGGCGGACAGTGGTTCACACCAGTGATCAACTATCCTGAAGCAGCGATTCTTGGCATTGGCCGCATTGCTGAAAAGCCGATAGTCCGCAACGGGGAAATTGTTGCAGCTCCGGTCCTCGCTCTTTCACTCAGCTTCGACCACCGTATTGTCGACGGCGCGACAGCACAGTCTGCGCTGAATCAAATAAAGAGATTGCTGAATGATCCACAACTAATTATGATGGAGGGGTAGAATATGGTAGTAGGAGATTTCCCGGTAGAAACAGATCTTCTCGTAGTTGGAGCAGGTCCTGGAGGTTACGTAGCAGCTATCCGCGCTGCACAGCTTGGTCAAAAGGTAACAATCGTTGATAAGGCACATCTCGGTGGTGTATGCTTGAACGTTGGATGTATTCCTTCTAAAGCACTTATACAGGCTGGTCATGCAGCAGTTCACGCTGGTGGCGATGCTGAACTTGGCATTTCTAGTGAAAATGTGAAAGTTGATTTCACAAAAGTACAGGAATGGAAGTCTGGCGTTGTAAACAAACTTACTGGTGGTGTTGAACAGTTGCTTACAGGCAACAATGTCGACATCGTAAGAGGCGAAGTTTACTTCGTTGATAAAAACACAGTTAAAGTAATGGATGAGAAGAACTCTCAGACATACACTTTCAATAATTGCATCATTGCAACTGGTTCTACACCTATCGAAATTCCGACATTCAAGTTCTCATCACGAGTTCTTGATTCAAGCGGCGCTTTGAATCTTAAAGAGATTCCTAAAAAGCTTGTCGTGATCGGTGGCGGATACATAGGTACAGAGCTTGGTACAGCTTATGCAAACCTTGGTTCTGAAGTTACAATCGTTGAAGGCGGCAAAGATATCCTTGGTGGATTTGAGAAATCAATGACTGCTCTTGTCAAGCGCCGTTTGAAGCAGAAGAACGTTACAGTTGTTACAAAGGCACTTGCTAAAGGTGTTGAAGAATCAGCTGATGGCGTAAAAGTTACTTATGAAGTAAAAGGCGAAGAAGTTACAGTAGATGCAGATTATGTACTTGTAACAGTTGGCCGCCGTCCGAACACTAAGGAAATCGGTCTCGAAGAAATCGGCATCGAGTTCACTGAAAGAGGACTTATCCAGGTTGACAAGCAGTGCCGTACGAATATCCCGAATATTTATGCAATCGGTGATATCGTTCCAGGTCTTCAGCTTGCACACAAAGCTTCCTACGAAGCAAAAGTAGCAGCTGAAGCAATCGCTGGTGAGAAGAGCGAAGTGGATTACATCGCAATTCCGGCAGTTTGCTTCACAGACCCTGAACTTGCTTCAGTTGGTCACACAGAAGCGAGTGCTAAAGAAGCTGGCATTGCAATTAAACCAGGCCGCTTCCCGTATGCTGTTAACGGACGCGCTCTTGCATTGAACGAGACAGACGGATTTGTTAAGCTAATTGTCCGTGAAGAAGATGGCGTTGTAATTGGCGGCCAAGTTGCCGGTGCAAGTGCAAGTGACATCATCGGAGAAATCGGGCTTGCTGTTGAATCCGGCATGACTGCTGAAGATATCGCACTTACAATTCATGCGCATCCTAGTCTTGGCGAAATGGTCATGGAAGCTGCAGAGCTTGCCATTGACAAGCCAATTCATATGATTAAGCAGTAAATATTTTGAAAAGACTGTACACCGATAGCGGGTACAGTCTTTTTGTCGGTGCTGAATAATTTGTTTCAAGAATGGGAAAACAGAATTGAAGTCTGTATTTAGGGGTGACGTGATGAAAAAATTTACAATGCTGCTTATAGTAATTGCCATGATCTTTATCGCCGCTGGCTGTGGAGATAACAATAGCTCCAAACAGCCGGACAATGATAAAAAAGAAAGTACAACAGAAACAGATAAAAAAAGATCTATAGAAACGAGCAAGTCGTCCGAGAACGGTAAAAAGCAAAAAGAAGAGCAAGCTCAGGCAATTAAGCCAGAGTATAAGCTCAATGAAAAAAACTGGTCTATTGAGCCTATAGGTGATGCTCCTTCAAAAGTTGTTCTCGTAACAATTGATGATGCTCCAGATAAACATGCTGTTGAAATGGCAATAAAATTAAAGAAAATGAATGTACCTGCGATCTTCTTTGTCAATGGACATTTTATTGATTCTGAAAAAGGCAAGAATGATTTGAAGAAGATACATGACATGGGCTTTGTTATTGGCAATCATACATATAGCCATAACAGCCTCCCAGAACAGTCAAATGCAAGGCAGAAAAAAGAAATCACGGATGTCGATCAAATGGTAGAAGATGCGATTGGGAAGCGCCCTTCATTTTTCAGGGCTCCGTTTGGGCAGAATACAGATAATTCTAAGAAAGTAGCTGCCGATGAAGATTTGACATTAATGAACTGGACATACGGATATGATTGGAATAATGAGTATATGACGAAAGATACCATTCAAAAAATTATGGTTAATGCGCCAGAACTGAATGATGGAGCGAATTTGCTCATGCATGACCGCGAATGGACGAATGATGCTCTCGAAGGTATTATAAAAGGGCTTCGGGATAAAGGATATGGTTTTGTAGACCCTAAAAAAATCAAAGGGTACCATCCGTAAATCGATTTTCGAAAAGGAGGGGAATGTTTTGAGTTACCACTACCCGCTTGATGAATCTTGGTCAAGGCAGGAAATTATCGATGTTGTCAATTTTTTCAATATGATTGAAATGGCATATGAAGGACAAGTGAAACGGACAGACCTGCTTCTTGCTTATGAACGATTTAAGCAAATAGTTCCAGCAAAAAGTGAAGAGAAGCGTTTCTATGCAGATTTTCAGAAAAGCTCCGGATACTCTGCTTATCGCGTTCTAAAAGAAGCCAAGAATAGTACACAGGATAAAATCAGATGCAACAGATGAAAAAAAACAGCCAGGGCTATATTAGCCTTTGGCTGTTTTTTTTAATTATGCATGACGGGCGCTTAAAGCGAGTTTATAGAACGGAATGAGCGAGTCTATTGTCTTCTTTGTGATGTTCATGAATTTCTCTCCATCTTCAAGTATCGGATCTCCAGGCTTCAAATGCAGTCCAACGAGAAACTCAGCCTTTTTGACATCTCGGAAGCGCTCAAGGTCCTTCTGTTCAAGTTCGGCCACGGTGAAAGAGCTGTTTTTCATATGATCAAGAGATACGGCATAATGGTCAGGCAAAGCTTTTAGTTCGTCATAATGCTCAAGGAATTTACTGGCAATTTCCGATTTAAAATCCAATTCATAAATGAGTGCAAGCCAGATGAATACATGATCGTCAAAGAGGCCAACCTGAAAATGAGGGTGCTTTTTATATCCACGTTTGTTAT is a window from the Aciduricibacillus chroicocephali genome containing:
- a CDS encoding YktB family protein, whose translation is MDFNGFHKTDFDTFLIDGLEERMEAIQTRIQPKFREIGSELEDHLSAQLGNEMFLHIAKHARRTVNPPKDTWLAVADNKRGYKKHPHFQVGLFDDHVFIWLALIYELDFKSEIASKFLEHYDELKALPDHYAVSLDHMKNSSFTVAELEQKDLERFRDVKKAEFLVGLHLKPGDPILEDGEKFMNITKKTIDSLIPFYKLALSARHA
- a CDS encoding polysaccharide deacetylase family protein, encoding MKKFTMLLIVIAMIFIAAGCGDNNSSKQPDNDKKESTTETDKKRSIETSKSSENGKKQKEEQAQAIKPEYKLNEKNWSIEPIGDAPSKVVLVTIDDAPDKHAVEMAIKLKKMNVPAIFFVNGHFIDSEKGKNDLKKIHDMGFVIGNHTYSHNSLPEQSNARQKKEITDVDQMVEDAIGKRPSFFRAPFGQNTDNSKKVAADEDLTLMNWTYGYDWNNEYMTKDTIQKIMVNAPELNDGANLLMHDREWTNDALEGIIKGLRDKGYGFVDPKKIKGYHP
- a CDS encoding dihydrolipoamide acetyltransferase family protein, which translates into the protein MAFTFKLPDIGEGIHEGEIVKWFIEEGKEVKEDDVLCEVQNDKAVVEIPSPVDGTVKTIHVKEGQVAVVGDSLVSIDAEGYEDEEVEQPKAEEEKAPASEEAKQPAKENESRSVADSGEKSANVIAMPSVRKFARDNDVALSGVTGTGKNGRILKEDVEAYLNGDTAKQEVSEDIPLQETGETPETAPQQSQTITGPLAETREKMSPIRKVIAKAMVNSKAKAPHVTLMDDVDVTELVAHRKKFKETAAAQDIKLTYLPYVVKALVSTLKKYPILNASVDDETDEIVYKHYYNIGIAADTDKGLLVPVVKNAETKSIFEISREISILAEKARDGILASEEMKHASCTISNIGSAGGQWFTPVINYPEAAILGIGRIAEKPIVRNGEIVAAPVLALSLSFDHRIVDGATAQSALNQIKRLLNDPQLIMMEG
- a CDS encoding UPF0223 family protein, whose protein sequence is MSYHYPLDESWSRQEIIDVVNFFNMIEMAYEGQVKRTDLLLAYERFKQIVPAKSEEKRFYADFQKSSGYSAYRVLKEAKNSTQDKIRCNR
- the lpdA gene encoding dihydrolipoyl dehydrogenase, which produces MVVGDFPVETDLLVVGAGPGGYVAAIRAAQLGQKVTIVDKAHLGGVCLNVGCIPSKALIQAGHAAVHAGGDAELGISSENVKVDFTKVQEWKSGVVNKLTGGVEQLLTGNNVDIVRGEVYFVDKNTVKVMDEKNSQTYTFNNCIIATGSTPIEIPTFKFSSRVLDSSGALNLKEIPKKLVVIGGGYIGTELGTAYANLGSEVTIVEGGKDILGGFEKSMTALVKRRLKQKNVTVVTKALAKGVEESADGVKVTYEVKGEEVTVDADYVLVTVGRRPNTKEIGLEEIGIEFTERGLIQVDKQCRTNIPNIYAIGDIVPGLQLAHKASYEAKVAAEAIAGEKSEVDYIAIPAVCFTDPELASVGHTEASAKEAGIAIKPGRFPYAVNGRALALNETDGFVKLIVREEDGVVIGGQVAGASASDIIGEIGLAVESGMTAEDIALTIHAHPSLGEMVMEAAELAIDKPIHMIKQ